CGTGATGCAATCGGGCATGGGCTTGGTCACACTGCACCGCCCGGTTCCCTTTGACGCCGGGGAGATCAATTTAGTGAAAGTCGTCATGGCGCTCGCCGCACGAACGGTTGCAGAGCAGATGGGGCAGCTCGATGCGGTGGCGCAATTGATCGCGCGACCGGGACGGATGAATCGGATTTGCAGGGCGGAGACGGAGGCGCAGGTGAGGCAAATCTTAAACTGGAAGGAGAGAGGTCGATGAAAAAGTATCATCTACGTCGTTGCTTCCTGCGGGTGCTGGTTTGCGTACCTACATGTACGCGGCACTGCACACTCCTCGTTGTGCCTAGTAGCTAATACTTTTTGATCGGCCTCAGGGGGCGGCCGCTGAAAAAGTATTAGCCATATCTACGTTATCGTTTATGTGGGTGTTTGTTTGCGTACCAACTATACGCGGCGCTGACACTCCTCGTTGTGCCTAGTATCTGATGCTTTTTGATCGATCGCAGGTGAGGCCGCTGAAAAAACATCATCTACGTCGTTACTCCTGCGGGTGTTTGTTTGCGTACCCACATGTACGCGGCACTGTGCACTCCTCGTCGCGCCTAGTATCTGATGCTTTTTGATCAACCTCAGGTGAGGCCGCTGAAAAAGCACCATCTACGTCGTTGCTTCTTGCGGGTGTTTGCTTGCGTACCTATTGTACGCGGCGCTACGCACTCCTCGTCGCGCCTAGTACCTGGCACTTTTTGAGCGGCCGCACAAAGACGGCGGCGACTTCGATCTCCGTTCCCCCAAGCCCCGCGTCAGAGGTTTTTCCGGAACGTTTAGGATGAGGAGAGCCAGACAAGGAGTCGCAGACCAGAACTTAGAAACGCGAAGCAGGACGCTTCGCGCGGATGCTAAGCCATGGATGGCGCATGCATCTGGAATTTCTGAGGTTGCAGGCTGCGAGGACTATGTCTGACGGACGAGTACGTGTTCAGGTAAAATTTCTGATGCGGAAAGAGCTAAGGAAAGCGGATGAGCA
This genomic stretch from Azotosporobacter soli harbors:
- a CDS encoding PTS sugar transporter subunit IIA, producing the protein MNRLSKVHLKINIPVVNRVQAVEAAGKLLLSNGCVTTRYVDAVSRNLGSEDCMVISPWLALVHLQDEQHVMQSGMGLVTLHRPVPFDAGEINLVKVVMALAARTVAEQMGQLDAVAQLIARPGRMNRICRAETEAQVRQILNWKERGR